The Pseudomonadota bacterium DNA segment CAAGGCGTGACCCCGAAGCATGTGATCCCCCTGCTGGACACGGCCCGTGCGGTCGAGACGCCCGAAGGGGTGACGATCGACCTCCGGGTCGCGGGCCCGGTGCCGCGCTCTCTCTGCTTCGCCATCGACTTCGGGATCCGCGCCCTGGCGTATCTTGGGATCGCCGCCGGGCTGGTCACCTTGGGGCGCTTCGGAATGGGGCTCTTGCTCATCGCGTTCTTCGGCCTCGAATGGTTCTATCCGGTCCTCTTCGAGGTCTATGGCCAAGGCGCGACCCCGGGCAAGCGGATGCTCGGGCTTCGGGTGGTACACGACGACGGCGTGCCGGTCGGCTGGTCGGGCGCCATGATCCGGAACCTGCTGCGCGCGGTGGACTTCCTGCCGTTCTTCTATGGCTGCGGCTTGGTCTCCATGCTGCTGACCCGCGACTTCAAGCGCCTGGGCGATTTGGCCGCCCGCACCGTGGTGGTGTATCGAGAGACCGTCACGCCGCCGCTCCGCCTGCCCGAGGCCACCCCGCACCCGCCACCGGTACGGTTCACGCTCGCCGAGCAGCAGGCGATCCTGGCCTTTGCGGCGCGGGTGCCGAGCCTCACCCGCGAGCGCGCCGAGGAGCTCGCGGCCATCGTCCGGGACGTCGTGCAAGGGGAGGGCGATGTGACGGCCGGGCTCCTCGGCTACGCGCGCCACATCGCCGGCGAGCGATGAGCCCGAACGACTTCGTCCGCCGCTTCCAGTCGGATTGGCAAGCCATCGAGGACCTGGCGACCAAGGCACTGGCCCACCCCCGGGCAAAGCTCACGGGGGCCGCCGACTTCCCGGCGCGCTTCCGGCAACTCTGCCAGCAACTCGCGCTCGCCCGGACCCGCCAGTATCCACCGCAGATCGTCCTGCGCCTGAATCGGCTTGCCCTGTTCGCCCACCAGGCGCTGTACGGGGCCCGGAGCGGTGCCTCGTCCGAGATCAAGTCTTTCGCCCTGGAGGACTTTCCGCTGCTCGTGCGCCGGCACGCCGGGCCCTTCTGGGTCGCGACCTGCCTGCTGTGCCTGCCTGCCCTCGCCATGAGCGCCGTCGTATGGGCACAACCGGAGCTGATCTACAGCCTCATGGACCCTGCCCAGGTGGTGGATCTCGAAGCGATGTACGAGCCGGGCAGGCCCCACATCGGTTTCAAGCGCGCCTCGGACACCAACGTCATGATGTTCGGACACTACATCCAGAACAACCTCTCGATCGGCTTCCAGACCTTCGCCGGCGGGTTGATCCTGGGTCTCGGGAGCATCGCCGCGCTCGTCTTCAACGGCCTCTATTTCGGGGCGGTGGCCACACATCTCACCCGTGTCGGTTATGCTGAGCCCTTCTTCCAGTTCGTGGCCGGCCATTCGGCCTTCGAGCTCACCGCCATCGCGCTGAGCGGCATGGCGGGCCTCCTATTGGGCCGCGCGCTCCTGACACCGGGGCTGTGCACACGGCGCGAGGCGCTCGTGACGACCGCCCGGGTCGCGGTGCGGATCGTCTACGGGGCCGCGGCCATGCTCCTCATCGCCGCGTTCATCGAGGCCTTCTGGTCGTCGACGACCGCCGTGCCGCCGGTGCCCAAGTACCTCATCGGCGCGGCGCTCTGGCTATTCGTGGGCGCCTATTTCCTGTTCATGGGCCGGCGTGCGCATTGAGGCCTTGACGCTCGCGGTGCGTCCGCGGCTGCCCTTCGAGGCCATGGACGTCGGCCTGCGGCTCTGCCAGTCGCACCGGGGCGCGGTGTACGCCGCCTGGGCTGTGGCCCTCGTCCCGGTCCTGTGCGTCGCCACCGCGGCGCGCTTCCTGGTGGACGCGGACTGGTTGTGGTCGACGCTCGTGTGGTGGCTCAAACCGTTCTACGACCGCGCGCTCGTCTTGGTCCTGAGCCGCGCCGTATTCGGCGAGGCCACCGGCGCCGGAGACGTGGCGCGTGCCTTGCTCGGCTTCTTCCGCACCGGCCTCGTGCGGGGACTGACCTGGGGCCGCTTCGATCCGTCGCGATCGTTCACCCTACCGGTCTGGCAACTGGAGGGTTTGCGCGGAGCGGCGCGCCGGCGACGCTCGGCCCTCTTGCGTAAGGGCGGACGCCAGCGCGCCATGTGGTTGACCACGGCCTGTATCCACCTCGAGGTGCTCTTGATGTTCGCGGGGATCGCACTTTTCTTCCTCGTGCTGCCCGAGGGCGTGGGACCGTCGTTCGACCGCTTCGTGTTCTCTTGGATGCAGACACCCGCCGGGGAGGTCCTGTGCGATCTCAGTTACCTCGTCGCCCTGTCCCTCATCGAACCGCTCTATGTGGCCTCGGGCTTTACGCTCTATCTCAACCGGCGCACCGAGCTCGAGGGCTGGGACATCGAGATCGCCTTCCGCCAACTCGCCGCGCGCCGCGCCAGCGCGCGCGAGGCCGCCTGATGCGGGCCGACGTCGCGTCCTACGCGGCGATCCCGGCCCCGCGTGGGGGCACACGACCGTGCGCACCACGGGCGGGCGCCCCTGTCCCCGTGCTCATAGCCACACCTCCTTGTTAGCACGAGCCGATCAGTTGATCTATAGTTGGACCGAGGGCGCTGCTACACAGAGTCCGGATCCAGTGCAATAGGCGGATTCTGTCTAGCACACTAATTTCGGATTCTGTCTAATCAACTGTTGGGCTTCAGAGAAAGGAGGTCGAAATGCGGAGTAAGACTTGGAATACCTACGAAGAGGTCGCTCAATACCTCCTTAATCAATTTGCACAACATTTGAGCGAGGGGGGCCACCACCCAGCAGGGGAGGCGCTTTTTGGTCAGATAGCGGTACAGCCAATAGCCGCAGGGGCCGGCCTCGTACACAAAGACCAACTGAGCGCTCTTGGAGTGGAGCTGGCGGATGAGCTTATCGATGTCGGACTGGCGGGTCCCGATGGAACCGAGGTAGAGCACCTCGGCGTCCTTCGCATCGGAGACATAGGCGACCGCGATGGACTCCTTATGGACATCCAGACCGACGTACAGTGTGCTAGAGTGTTTCATGGCTGACCTCCCGGTTAGCTATTAATGACCACGTGTTCATTATGCGGCCCTGGCCTCGTCGAGGCTAACCCGCGTTTCCACCGGGGGTCAGCCTCGCTCGGCGGAAGTCATAATGTCTAGGCTTCAAAAAGCACGAAAGTAGAAACACCAAAGGCTGTGTAGCCCGTATTCACGGTGAAGGTGACAGATAGCCCATGGGCTCCCATCAAACGCCATTAGAGAACCGCCATACCCAGGCCCTGCGGGTTCGCGACGTGGGTGGCTGCACCCGGCCCGCGCGGCAGCGTCCCGTCGGCAGAGTCGCTGCGACTCTTCAGCGCTTCACCGCGAACCCATCGCCGCTTGTCTCCGGGGCTCGGCAGTGGGATACTTCAGGCGCCTTGACCCAGTTCTAGTTAGGGCGCGAGCGCGGAGAAACAGATGGCGGAACTGACACACATCGAGCGATACCTGGCGCAAGAAGAAAACAATGTGGAACTGCGGATCATCGGTCGAGTGAGCGAGGTTTTATTGGCACAGGAAGACGGGACTGCGAAACCTCATATTGAGTTGCGCCTTAAAGCGGAGGTGGTTACGCCGAATCTCGCCACAGCCTTCTCAGATGCCCACATCCGCGCCATGCCATACTCCGGAAATCACGATCGTCGGCCGGATGGCCAGATCATTCAAGGTTTTGTCCGCCCGTTTGATCGCGAACTTGAGGTCGCGATCGCGGTTCCCGAGAATGCCTTCCTTGCTTTTCTCGCTGGAGTCGTCATCTCTTTCATCGAATGGACTACAGTTAACACTA contains these protein-coding regions:
- a CDS encoding RDD family protein, whose product is MTPKHVIPLLDTARAVETPEGVTIDLRVAGPVPRSLCFAIDFGIRALAYLGIAAGLVTLGRFGMGLLLIAFFGLEWFYPVLFEVYGQGATPGKRMLGLRVVHDDGVPVGWSGAMIRNLLRAVDFLPFFYGCGLVSMLLTRDFKRLGDLAARTVVVYRETVTPPLRLPEATPHPPPVRFTLAEQQAILAFAARVPSLTRERAEELAAIVRDVVQGEGDVTAGLLGYARHIAGER
- a CDS encoding stage II sporulation protein M produces the protein MSPNDFVRRFQSDWQAIEDLATKALAHPRAKLTGAADFPARFRQLCQQLALARTRQYPPQIVLRLNRLALFAHQALYGARSGASSEIKSFALEDFPLLVRRHAGPFWVATCLLCLPALAMSAVVWAQPELIYSLMDPAQVVDLEAMYEPGRPHIGFKRASDTNVMMFGHYIQNNLSIGFQTFAGGLILGLGSIAALVFNGLYFGAVATHLTRVGYAEPFFQFVAGHSAFELTAIALSGMAGLLLGRALLTPGLCTRREALVTTARVAVRIVYGAAAMLLIAAFIEAFWSSTTAVPPVPKYLIGAALWLFVGAYFLFMGRRAH